One Succinispira mobilis DSM 6222 genomic window carries:
- a CDS encoding class II aldolase/adducin family protein, producing MLLTKLKQELLAAGKFLVAKNLVAGTWGNLSVRLNNQVIITPSGSNYNLLTIEDLVVVDLKGQILSGNRPPSSELACHLAVYNQHPQLQAVVHTHSLYASACAAARRPIPAIIEDLIQIVGGDVAVATYALPGTAELANNLVTALADKSAVLLANHGVVTCGISLNEALLAAEIVEKAAQIFILAQQLGGGVILPPEDIAIMRNFYLAKYRKLQEG from the coding sequence ATGCTGTTAACTAAATTAAAACAAGAACTACTTGCCGCAGGCAAGTTCCTAGTTGCGAAAAATCTCGTAGCTGGTACTTGGGGTAATCTTAGTGTACGCTTAAATAATCAGGTTATAATTACTCCTTCGGGGAGTAATTATAACCTCTTAACTATCGAGGACTTAGTGGTGGTGGACTTAAAAGGTCAAATACTCAGTGGGAATCGTCCCCCTTCTTCTGAACTCGCTTGCCATTTAGCGGTATACAACCAACACCCCCAACTACAAGCTGTTGTCCACACCCATAGTCTATATGCCAGTGCCTGCGCCGCAGCGCGTCGCCCGATCCCCGCTATTATTGAAGACTTGATTCAAATTGTGGGTGGCGATGTCGCTGTTGCCACTTATGCTTTGCCTGGTACAGCTGAACTAGCAAATAATCTAGTTACAGCCCTAGCCGATAAAAGTGCCGTCTTACTGGCTAACCACGGTGTAGTTACCTGTGGTATTTCTTTAAATGAGGCCCTATTGGCTGCGGAAATTGTCGAAAAAGCTGCGCAAATTTTTATCTTAGCCCAACAACTTGGGGGTGGAGTTATTTTACCGCCAGAAGATATCGCGATTATGCGCAATTTCTACTTAGCCAAATATCGAAAATTACAGGAGGGTTAA
- the mnmA gene encoding tRNA 2-thiouridine(34) synthase MnmA, which yields MQTKKVMVAMSGGVDSSVAAYLIKQQALETIGATLKLFNNVDVAVDTAKTCCSLRDVEDARAVATRLDIPYYVLNFVDYFKNDVIERFIASYQAAQTPNPCIDCNRYIKFEKMLMRAREIGFDYLATGHYAQIEQPQATGRYLLKKARDISKDQTYFLYCLTQAQLAQTIFPLGQLSKQEVRQIASAQNFVTAQKQESQDICFVKNSSYVDFIKRYTGEEPPKGEIVDKQGKVLGEHQGLYAYTIGQRKKIGLALPTPHYVCAKDMDSNRLIIGSKAELMQKTLIAKDVNLISCATIQGRVKVLAKARYNQTEQPAWLEQIDQDSYLVEFEQAQAAITPGQAVVFYQGEYVLGGGTIC from the coding sequence ATGCAAACAAAAAAAGTAATGGTAGCAATGAGTGGCGGTGTAGATAGCTCGGTCGCCGCTTATTTAATAAAACAGCAGGCTTTAGAAACTATTGGCGCAACTTTAAAACTATTTAATAATGTTGATGTTGCTGTGGATACGGCAAAAACCTGTTGCTCCTTGCGTGATGTAGAAGATGCCCGTGCGGTGGCAACACGTTTAGATATTCCCTACTATGTGTTAAATTTTGTGGACTATTTTAAAAATGATGTTATAGAGCGATTTATTGCCAGCTATCAAGCGGCTCAAACGCCTAATCCTTGTATAGACTGTAATCGTTATATAAAATTTGAAAAAATGTTAATGCGGGCCAGGGAAATTGGCTTTGACTATTTAGCAACGGGTCATTATGCTCAAATTGAACAACCACAGGCAACAGGCCGCTATTTGCTCAAAAAGGCTCGGGATATCAGCAAAGACCAAACCTATTTTCTCTATTGCTTGACGCAGGCACAATTAGCACAAACTATTTTTCCGCTAGGACAATTAAGCAAACAAGAAGTACGACAAATTGCCAGTGCGCAAAATTTTGTAACTGCTCAAAAACAAGAAAGTCAAGATATTTGTTTTGTGAAAAATAGTAGTTATGTGGATTTTATTAAGCGGTATACTGGTGAAGAACCGCCTAAAGGAGAAATTGTTGATAAACAAGGCAAAGTTTTAGGCGAGCATCAAGGCTTATATGCCTATACTATTGGCCAGCGCAAAAAAATTGGCTTAGCCCTACCGACGCCACACTATGTATGTGCCAAAGATATGGATAGTAACCGTCTAATTATTGGCTCTAAAGCGGAACTCATGCAAAAAACTTTAATTGCTAAAGATGTAAACTTAATAAGTTGTGCGACTATTCAAGGTAGAGTTAAAGTTTTAGCCAAAGCCCGCTACAATCAAACAGAACAACCAGCTTGGTTAGAGCAAATTGATCAAGATAGCTATCTAGTAGAATTCGAGCAAGCCCAAGCCGCAATAACACCTGGACAAGCCGTAGTATTTTATCAAGGGGAATACGTGTTAGGTGGGGGAACAATTTGTTAG
- the rmuC gene encoding DNA recombination protein RmuC — protein MIYTYSILIIILLLLIILYLQFKKTYKNNDIISMMNQITTLLSYIERLERTNKDDALKNRDEIRSMSRELTCAIEHQMQELSKVQHSNLELQSKSNSELNKMVFEKLNQLLTNSSLNSKELRGEVTSSLTSIHATTINSLKEISLKQKEQLVSISDSMNRMQQSTTQNLESLRNAVELKLQNIQNDNNKQLEEMRKTVDEKLQGTLEKRLGESFKQVSERLALLHKGIGEMQSLAIGVGDLKKVLSNIKTRGTWGEVQLESLLEQVLPSNQYFKNFSIKQNNERVDFAIKLPNQTYEDNNHIVLPIDAKFPLEDYQNLLSAQENGDISLIDLYSKQLERRIKDCAKSIFTKYISPPKTTDFAIMFLPIEGLFAEVIRIPGLTDMVQRDFRVVIAGPTTLWSILNSLQMGFRTLAIQKRSSEVWILLDSIKNEWSKYGEALDKVRKKIDDASTSLDFVTTRSKVISNKLKKVESISDSDKTALLVYDEN, from the coding sequence ATGATATATACTTATTCTATCCTAATAATTATATTACTTTTACTTATTATACTGTATTTGCAATTCAAAAAAACTTACAAAAATAATGATATTATTTCCATGATGAATCAAATAACAACTTTGTTATCCTACATTGAAAGATTAGAGAGAACCAATAAGGATGATGCCTTAAAAAACCGAGATGAAATTCGTTCTATGAGTAGAGAATTGACATGTGCCATTGAACATCAAATGCAAGAACTTTCAAAAGTTCAACATAGCAATCTCGAACTTCAAAGTAAATCCAACAGCGAATTAAACAAAATGGTTTTCGAAAAATTAAATCAACTTTTAACAAATTCCAGTTTAAATTCCAAAGAACTCCGCGGAGAAGTTACTTCTAGCTTAACCTCTATACACGCAACGACCATTAATTCATTAAAAGAAATTTCTTTAAAACAAAAAGAACAACTAGTATCTATATCAGATAGTATGAATAGAATGCAACAAAGCACCACTCAAAATCTTGAATCGCTTCGCAATGCTGTTGAATTAAAATTGCAAAATATACAAAATGATAATAACAAACAGTTAGAAGAAATGCGGAAAACAGTAGATGAAAAATTACAAGGAACTTTAGAAAAACGTTTAGGGGAATCTTTTAAGCAAGTAAGTGAAAGATTAGCATTACTTCATAAAGGTATTGGCGAGATGCAGTCTTTAGCAATAGGCGTAGGTGATTTAAAAAAAGTTTTATCTAATATTAAAACTAGAGGTACTTGGGGGGAAGTGCAATTAGAATCACTATTAGAGCAAGTATTACCTAGTAATCAATATTTTAAAAACTTCTCAATAAAGCAAAACAATGAACGAGTTGACTTTGCAATAAAATTACCTAATCAAACTTACGAGGATAATAATCATATTGTATTGCCAATAGATGCAAAGTTTCCTTTAGAAGATTATCAAAATCTACTATCTGCTCAAGAAAATGGAGATATTTCTCTAATAGACTTATATTCAAAGCAACTAGAACGTCGTATTAAAGATTGTGCAAAATCTATTTTTACCAAATACATTTCCCCTCCAAAAACAACTGATTTTGCTATAATGTTTTTACCAATAGAAGGTTTATTTGCGGAAGTGATTCGCATCCCTGGTCTTACAGATATGGTTCAGAGAGACTTCCGAGTTGTAATTGCTGGTCCAACAACTTTATGGTCTATTTTAAATAGCCTGCAAATGGGATTTCGAACTCTTGCTATACAAAAACGTTCTAGTGAGGTTTGGATACTACTAGATTCTATAAAAAATGAATGGAGTAAATATGGTGAAGCATTAGATAAGGTTAGAAAAAAAATTGATGATGCTTCAACTTCTCTTGATTTTGTAACTACTCGCTCAAAAGTTATATCTAACAAACTAAAAAAAGTTGAGTCAATCTCTGATAGTGACAAAACAGCTCTTTTAGTTTATGATGAAAACTAG
- a CDS encoding C39 family peptidase gives MFFGRKFQIAILTAIFLFSLQTVAFAKTNQHLIPYPSGYILDQAGASSYKDIGNVPKSRYFNSLDFFKLRSNKQGLTILSNYKTYQQTTETTCGPAAALTVLQHFGNTNYHELQLAGLMNCLNERNERGEIGTSTANMANFFSSIGWQVESSQTFAGAAKPSFLEPTEFKNFILQHLQNNTPILVENIDWGGHWRVIIGYDTMNTAHTHDDVLIMADSYDVADHQQDGYVVQPFEKFFYIWFDINMLPIEQRTQQWLAVSPKK, from the coding sequence ATGTTTTTTGGGCGCAAATTTCAAATTGCAATTCTAACGGCCATTTTCTTATTTAGCCTACAAACAGTTGCATTTGCCAAGACTAATCAGCATTTAATACCTTATCCTTCCGGTTATATCCTGGATCAAGCTGGCGCCTCTAGCTATAAAGATATTGGTAATGTGCCAAAATCTCGCTACTTTAATTCTTTAGATTTTTTTAAACTTCGCTCCAATAAGCAGGGGCTAACAATTCTTAGCAACTACAAAACTTACCAACAAACTACAGAAACTACTTGTGGCCCTGCGGCAGCTCTGACAGTTTTACAGCATTTTGGCAATACAAATTATCACGAATTGCAATTGGCTGGCCTAATGAATTGTTTAAATGAGCGTAACGAACGTGGCGAAATAGGCACTAGCACTGCTAACATGGCCAATTTTTTCTCAAGTATCGGTTGGCAGGTAGAATCTAGTCAAACTTTTGCGGGTGCTGCTAAACCCAGTTTCTTAGAACCAACTGAATTTAAAAACTTTATTTTACAACATTTGCAAAACAACACGCCAATTCTCGTGGAAAATATTGATTGGGGCGGACATTGGCGTGTAATTATTGGTTATGATACCATGAACACCGCCCATACTCATGATGATGTTCTAATTATGGCTGATAGTTATGATGTGGCTGATCACCAACAAGATGGTTATGTAGTTCAACCTTTTGAAAAATTCTTTTATATTTGGTTTGATATCAATATGTTACCGATTGAGCAACGAACCCAACAATGGCTAGCCGTCTCTCCCAAAAAATAA
- a CDS encoding C-GCAxxG-C-C family protein, whose amino-acid sequence MSKIALEDIGAYAVAAFKEGNNCAESILHAFNTSKLTNIPPESIRLASCFGAGIGKARDFCGALSGSVMVLSYLVGRADCREKTLPGIYKLSNELHQRFSEHFHSTSCKELMTYEFGTREHLKNCLVITKESAILLAEFLAENQLIEL is encoded by the coding sequence ATGAGCAAAATCGCCCTTGAAGATATTGGCGCTTATGCTGTTGCCGCTTTTAAAGAAGGTAACAACTGCGCTGAATCTATACTCCACGCTTTTAATACTAGTAAATTAACCAATATTCCCCCGGAGAGTATTCGCCTGGCCTCATGTTTTGGCGCGGGCATTGGTAAAGCTCGTGACTTTTGTGGCGCACTTTCTGGCAGTGTCATGGTTTTGAGTTATTTGGTCGGCCGAGCTGATTGTCGCGAAAAAACTTTACCAGGCATTTATAAACTTAGCAATGAGCTACACCAGCGGTTTTCCGAACATTTCCATTCTACATCCTGCAAAGAACTTATGACTTATGAGTTTGGCACGCGCGAACATTTGAAAAATTGCTTAGTAATTACCAAAGAAAGTGCCATCCTCTTAGCAGAGTTTTTAGCTGAAAACCAATTAATTGAACTATAA
- a CDS encoding amidohydrolase produces MNTLIKNVELYENEQYVNRHITISDNIITAITPNLPSELDFDVVIDGSNKFATPGLVNTHTHAAMTLFRSYADDMFLMDWLENKIWPAEANLTAEDVYWGTLLSIGEMLKSGTTCFADMYFFMDEVAKAVETSGIRACLSRGLAGVAPNSDKSLLEAKEFCLKWNGAANGRITTMLGPHAPYTCPPDYLKQVIEVAKEIKAEIHIHLSETKFEVDTCIEKFGKTPIAHMDSLGLLDLGVLAAHCVHVTPEDIQLMKAKNVRVAHNPQSNLKLASGIAPVQQMLEAGLIVGLGTDGASSNNNLDLLEEVRLAALLHKVREDNPKVIPAQTALEMGTSCGAQALGLDKVGKLAVGYKADIVLYDMNKLTWAPKHDRNSLLVYSANSSDVHTVLVDGQVLVADGKLTTIDEAQVIAEVSKRGLDLVK; encoded by the coding sequence TTGAATACACTCATTAAAAATGTTGAACTTTATGAAAATGAGCAATATGTAAACCGCCACATTACAATTAGCGACAATATTATCACAGCAATTACGCCTAATCTTCCCTCAGAACTTGATTTTGATGTTGTAATTGATGGTAGTAATAAATTTGCCACCCCTGGTCTAGTAAACACTCATACCCATGCGGCTATGACTTTGTTTAGAAGCTATGCTGATGACATGTTTTTAATGGATTGGCTGGAAAATAAAATTTGGCCAGCCGAAGCTAATTTAACTGCCGAAGATGTTTACTGGGGAACGCTGTTGAGCATTGGCGAAATGCTCAAATCTGGTACTACTTGCTTTGCCGATATGTATTTTTTCATGGATGAAGTTGCTAAAGCCGTAGAAACCAGTGGTATTCGCGCTTGCCTTTCTAGAGGGTTAGCCGGTGTTGCACCTAACTCGGATAAGTCTTTGTTAGAAGCTAAAGAATTCTGCCTAAAATGGAACGGCGCTGCTAATGGGCGCATCACCACGATGCTTGGGCCTCATGCCCCTTACACTTGCCCACCTGATTATTTAAAACAAGTTATCGAAGTAGCAAAAGAAATTAAAGCTGAAATTCATATCCACTTATCAGAAACAAAATTCGAAGTCGATACTTGCATTGAAAAATTCGGTAAAACCCCGATTGCCCACATGGATAGTTTAGGCTTGCTAGACTTAGGTGTTTTAGCGGCACATTGCGTACATGTTACCCCAGAAGATATTCAGCTTATGAAAGCGAAAAATGTCCGTGTTGCCCACAACCCCCAAAGTAATTTAAAACTAGCTAGTGGTATCGCCCCAGTTCAACAAATGTTAGAAGCTGGCCTAATTGTCGGCCTCGGTACGGATGGCGCGTCTAGCAATAACAATCTAGATCTTTTAGAAGAAGTTCGTCTCGCGGCACTTTTACATAAAGTACGCGAAGATAATCCCAAAGTAATTCCTGCGCAAACCGCCTTAGAAATGGGTACAAGTTGCGGCGCACAAGCTCTAGGCTTAGATAAAGTAGGCAAATTAGCTGTGGGCTACAAAGCCGATATCGTCTTATATGATATGAACAAACTTACTTGGGCTCCGAAACATGACCGTAATTCCCTGTTAGTCTACTCGGCCAACTCCAGCGATGTTCATACCGTACTAGTAGACGGCCAAGTCCTAGTTGCCGACGGTAAACTTACCACTATTGACGAAGCACAAGTAATTGCTGAAGTATCCAAACGTGGTCTTGATTTAGTGAAATAA